DNA sequence from the Paenibacillus azoreducens genome:
ATACCCGGTGCGCTTCGCATGGACGGCCGCAGTTGGTGTAGTCCGTGCCTTCGCTGAGGAAGGTGCAATACACGCAGTGCTCGGTATGGAACATCGGCAAATGCTGATGGATGACGACTTCCATCCGCGAAGTGTCGGAACGGCCGAGCAAATCGACCATCTGCTGAATGTTCAGGTCGTAAGACGGCGTGACGATGTCGCAGCCGGCTTCGAGGAACAAATTCACCGCTTTATGGTTGGCGATGTTCAGCGAGAAATCGCCGATCAGCTGCGGATGCTTCGCATCCGGGTTCTCCATCCGGTCGCGCAGGTAGAAATACAGCGCGCCGGTGTTCCGCACCAGCACGGCGTCCGGCTGAAGGCGCAGAATGTTTTTGTGGATGCCGTTCTCGATCGGCATATGGATGCGCGGCGTTACGAGCGCTATTCTTTTGCCGGCGGCATGAACGGTCTCCACCGCTTCCTTGAACTGCTTGATGAACTCGAAGTCGGCGTATATGAACTCTACGCCGGCTTCCAGCGCAGCCTCCACCTGCGGGAGGCTGCGGCACAGCGCGGTGAGCTTCGCCTCACCGCGGGCCACCGGCGATGCGCTAGGCGCCGCATCGCCAAACACATCCACCGCCCGTTTCACGTACACGGGCGGCTTCGGGCGCTCGCCAGCGAGCAGCTCCACCGCACGGCGGCGGATGCTGTTCAGCTCGCGCATGGGCACAATGACGTCGCCCTGCAGGTCGACGTCCAGCTTCTCCAGCTGGAACACGGTGCCGCCCAAACGGCCGAATTGCTCTTCGAGCAGCGCGTAATCCATCGGCCGTTTCTTGGCCACTTCCAGTTCCAGCTCCGAATCCACCTGGACCGTCGTGCCTTTCTGCACATCGGTCCAGATTGTCGTCAGCAGGCCGCCGGCATGGCCAAATGCCTTCACATGCACCGGGAAGACCCGGTATGGCTTATCCGTCTCATACGTCTGGCGCAGGCGCTTGTCCAGCGCCGGGTCATTGGTTTTCCAGATGCGGTCGCCGACATGCACCTTGTGCAGATCCACGTCGCTGCGGCCGGGAATGATGTCGACGATCCAGCCTTCGCCAGCTTCGCCTTCGATCTTGACGCCTTTGCGGCGCAGATCATAAATACGTCCGCCTTCTTCCGGCTTCGTCGGATCTCCGGCGTCGAACACGATGCCGTCGCCGCGTTTCAGCGGTGCTTCAATCCGGCAAACGACGCCGTCGCGCAGCACCTGCTCCACGCGTCCGAGATAAACGCCGCGGCTTTTCGGGAATGTGCCGTCGACCAGCTTTTTATTGTTCGTGCCTTCCAGGAAGCCATGCGTAAAGCCGCGCGAGAAGCTCTGCTGCAGCTCGCGCATCTCCTCTTTGCCCGGCTTCGTATCATCGCCTTCGAAATACCGGTCAATCGCCTTCCGGTACTTGCTGACCACGTTGGCGACATATTCCGGGCTCTTGAGGCGTCCTTCGATTTTAAATGAAGTGACCCCCGCTTCGATCAGCTCAGGCATCAGGTCAATCGCCGCCAAATCCTTTGGCGACAGCAGGTAGGCGACATCGCCCATCGGCTTCTGTTCGCCATCGACCATCAGGTCGTACGGCAGGCGGCAGGCCTGCGCGCATTCGCCGCGGTTCGCCGAACGTCCGCCCCACATTTCCGAGGTCAGGCATTGTCCGGAGTAGGAAACACACAGCGCGCCATGCACGAATACTTCCATCGGCAGCTTTGCCTGCTCGCCGATTTTTTGAATCTGCTTCAAATTGTTTTCGCGGCCCAGAACGACGCGTTCCATGTTCCAAGGTTTCGTAAACTCCACCGCCTCCGGCGAAGTGATCGTCATCTGCGTGGAGCCGTGAATCGGAAAGTCCGGCGACATTTCGCGGATCATTTTCACAAGCCCAAGGTCCTGAACGATGACGGCATCGACGCCTGCATCGATACAAGCTTCGATCAGCTCTTGGGCATCCTGCAGTTCGTCTTCGAACACCAAAATATTAAACGTCAAAAAACCTTTGACGCCATAGCTGTGCAGAAACGACATGATTTCCGGCAGCTCGGCCATCAAAAAATTGTTGGCGCGGGCGCGGGCATTAAACTTTTCAACGCCAAAAAAGATCGCGTCGGCCCCATTCGCCACCGCCGCGCGCATGCAGTCCCAATCGCCGGCTGGGGCGAGCAGTTCCACATCTTCTCTCCGTAATTTTGTATTCATCTATATATCCTCCTAACCGGTCTTTAAACCGGATCTGCTTCATTGGCATTTTAACTTATCCAGTTTACCAGACATCCCGCCATCCTGCTACCTGGGGGCGATCAAGAAAACGCTGATAACTTCACACTTTACAAATCCGCATCTTTATGCTACGTTATTTCTACAAATATCGAAATACAAATCATCTACTGGAGGCTCAGTGCCATGAAAGAACCCAAAGATCAACAGCAGGCAGTCAAAATTTATAAAGCGCTCGGAGAACCTACCCGGTTCAAAATCGCCCTGCACCTAAAAGAAGAAAGCGACCAATGCTGCTGCGTTCTGGGAGAGAAACTGCAAACGGTAGCCATCTCTACTCTGTCCCATCATCTGAAACAAATGGCAGAGGCGGGTTTGCTGACTTCACGTAAAGAGGGAACCTTCATATATTACAGCTTGGACAAGGAAGTGGCCGCCAAATACGCTCCATACTTGCTGGAGTAATTTTTTTTGATTTCTATTTCGATATTTGTAGAAATATAGTTATTTAAAACATACTGGGAGAGTGAACTTATGAAAAGTACATGGAAAGTATACGTTCTTGCCTTAATCAGCTTTTTGGTTGGAACATCCGAATACATTATTTCCGGGATCTTGGACCGGATCGCAGAGACGCTGGGGATCAGCGTTGCGGCAGCAGGCCAGCTCATAACAGTCTTTTCCCTTGCCTATGCGATCGGTACGCCTTTTCTGATGGCGTTGACAGCCAAATTGGACCGGCGCAAGCTTCTTCTTTATTCGCTTAGTCTCTTTATTGCGGCTAACCTGCTGACATTTATTTTGCCCGGCTTTGGCCTCTTCATTGCCGCGAGAATCATCATGGCTTTAGGTGCCGGCATGGTCGTCGTTACCGCACTTAGCATTGCCGCCAAAATCGCGCCGCCCGGCAAGCAGGCCAGCTCCATCGCCACCGTTACCATGGGCTTTACCGCATCGCTTATTATCGGTGTCCCGCTTGGCAGAATGGTATCTACGGCTTTTGGCTGGAAAGCGGTGTTTCTAGCCATCGCAATTGTCGGCATACTCGCCATGCTTGTGATTGCCGCGGTCATTCCACGTATGCAAGGCGACAAGCCGGTACCTTTGATCAAACAATTTGCTTTGTTAAAAAAACCTCAGGTTTTGGTCGCTTTAGCAATTACTTTCTTCTGGTTAGGAGGATATTCTCTCGCCTATACTTACATCTCTCCTTTTCTGCTTGAGGTGACTCATTTAAATGATTCATTGCTTAGCACAGCTCTGTTTGTATTCGGCATTGCCAGCTTGGTTGGTTCAAAAGTCGGCGGCTACAGCGCAGATAAACGGGGCATCATGTTCACGCTGGTTTCGGGAATGCTGCTGCATGTCATTTCGTTGATATTGCTTTCCCTGGCCGGACAGTCGGTCATTGCCGTATTCGCCATTCTGATCCTCTGGTCTTTTGCCGCTTGGTCTTCCGGTCCAACCCAGCAATTTAACCTGGTTTCGCTTGTTCCCGAATCCTCAGGGGTGATGCTGAGTTTGAACC
Encoded proteins:
- a CDS encoding U32 family peptidase; protein product: MNTKLRREDVELLAPAGDWDCMRAAVANGADAIFFGVEKFNARARANNFLMAELPEIMSFLHSYGVKGFLTFNILVFEDELQDAQELIEACIDAGVDAVIVQDLGLVKMIREMSPDFPIHGSTQMTITSPEAVEFTKPWNMERVVLGRENNLKQIQKIGEQAKLPMEVFVHGALCVSYSGQCLTSEMWGGRSANRGECAQACRLPYDLMVDGEQKPMGDVAYLLSPKDLAAIDLMPELIEAGVTSFKIEGRLKSPEYVANVVSKYRKAIDRYFEGDDTKPGKEEMRELQQSFSRGFTHGFLEGTNNKKLVDGTFPKSRGVYLGRVEQVLRDGVVCRIEAPLKRGDGIVFDAGDPTKPEEGGRIYDLRRKGVKIEGEAGEGWIVDIIPGRSDVDLHKVHVGDRIWKTNDPALDKRLRQTYETDKPYRVFPVHVKAFGHAGGLLTTIWTDVQKGTTVQVDSELELEVAKKRPMDYALLEEQFGRLGGTVFQLEKLDVDLQGDVIVPMRELNSIRRRAVELLAGERPKPPVYVKRAVDVFGDAAPSASPVARGEAKLTALCRSLPQVEAALEAGVEFIYADFEFIKQFKEAVETVHAAGKRIALVTPRIHMPIENGIHKNILRLQPDAVLVRNTGALYFYLRDRMENPDAKHPQLIGDFSLNIANHKAVNLFLEAGCDIVTPSYDLNIQQMVDLLGRSDTSRMEVVIHQHLPMFHTEHCVYCTFLSEGTDYTNCGRPCEAHRVSLQDRIGMSHPVRVDEGCRNTVYNAIEQSGAEYLTNFMDLGVAHYRVEFLEETKEQVHEVIDLYNRALRGEINGTQVWKTLKATNQLGVTRGQLVK
- a CDS encoding ArsR/SmtB family transcription factor is translated as MKEPKDQQQAVKIYKALGEPTRFKIALHLKEESDQCCCVLGEKLQTVAISTLSHHLKQMAEAGLLTSRKEGTFIYYSLDKEVAAKYAPYLLE
- a CDS encoding MFS transporter, yielding MKSTWKVYVLALISFLVGTSEYIISGILDRIAETLGISVAAAGQLITVFSLAYAIGTPFLMALTAKLDRRKLLLYSLSLFIAANLLTFILPGFGLFIAARIIMALGAGMVVVTALSIAAKIAPPGKQASSIATVTMGFTASLIIGVPLGRMVSTAFGWKAVFLAIAIVGILAMLVIAAVIPRMQGDKPVPLIKQFALLKKPQVLVALAITFFWLGGYSLAYTYISPFLLEVTHLNDSLLSTALFVFGIASLVGSKVGGYSADKRGIMFTLVSGMLLHVISLILLSLAGQSVIAVFAILILWSFAAWSSGPTQQFNLVSLVPESSGVMLSLNQSTMQLSMAVGAGVGGLIVNHVSLASITWFGALGVLIAIIATFVLSGMATRHSAVQSAD